One genomic segment of Pempheris klunzingeri isolate RE-2024b chromosome 21, fPemKlu1.hap1, whole genome shotgun sequence includes these proteins:
- the f3a gene encoding coagulation factor IIIa, with product MRTAPLLLIFLCAHSASGIFPRAQNVTWKSTNFKTLLMWEPKPSADYSYTVEFSPVGRDRQKNPHCIRSSTTMCDLSSALTDLHAYYTADVLSEPPLGATSDIIEFPYTSSPRFCPYRDTDIGKPDFKLVVSEDKRKTTLHVIDPLTAVFKDGRQQNIRDIFADQLQYKVSYRKNKSSGKKVHFSKTDVIELTDLDRGESYCFNVQAYISSRSSDKQLGEPSHTQCSNDDSKSIFEVYSVSVIAAAIFLILLLIGLIIAVTVVCCKHRRKALKSGREGQPYRDV from the exons ATGAGAACAGCTCCGCTCCTGCTCATCTTCCTGTGCGCTCACTCAGCCTCAG GCATCTTTCCCCGAGCACAGAACGTCACTTGGAAATCCACCAACTTCAAAACTCTCTTGATGTGGGAGCCCAAACCATCGGCCGATTACTCCTACACTGTGGAGTTCTCTCC GGTTGGGAGGGACAGGCAGAAGAACCCTCACTGTATCCGGTCTTCAACGACCATGTGTGACCTGTCCAGCGCTCTGACCGACCTGCATGCCTACTACACGGCTGACGTCCTGTCTGAACCCCCACTGGGGGCCACCTCTGACATCATCGAGTTCCCCTACACCAGCTCGCCACGATTCTGCCCTTACAGAGACA CTGATATAGGCAAACCTGACTTCAAGCTGGTGGTTAGTGAAGACAAAAGGAAGACCACCCTGCATGTGATCGACCCGCTCACTGCCGTGTTTAAAGATGGCCGCCAGCAGAACATCAGGGATATCTTCGCCGACCAGCTGCAGTATAAAGTCTCCTACCGGAAAAATAAGAGCTCTGGCAAG AAAGTGCACTTCTCTAAGACCGACGTGATCGAGCTGACGGACCTGGACAGAGGGGAGAGCTACTGCTTCAACGTCCAGGCCTACATCTCCAGCCGCAGCAGCGACAAGCAGCTCGGAGAGCCGAGCCACACCCAGTGCTCCAACGATGACAGCAAGTCCATCTTTGAAG TGTATTCAGTGAGTGTGATCGCTGCTGCCATCTTCCTCATCTTGCTGCTCATCGGCCTCATAATTGCCGTCACAGTGGTCTGCTGCAAGCACAGGAGGAAAGCTCTGAAAAGTGGAAGAGAAGGACAGCCGTACCGGGATGTATAG
- the LOC139221382 gene encoding tartrate-resistant acid phosphatase type 5-like has protein sequence MSAGELWNYPALCYDLRFTTPQSLSVLMIDTNVASGPENPTAADKQWNWIQWKLAHSRRTGLFHSMQEEKRAVKTDNEEVYGLKAVVAGHYPMWSIGHHGPASCVVHRPRPPLKKYGATVYLSGHDHDLQWWKVVHSSHVLCFHSTNT, from the exons atgagtGCAGGAGAGCTCTG GAACTACCCAGCTCTCTGTTATGACCTCAGGTTCACTACCCCACAATCGCTCAGTGTCCTGATGATAGACACAAACGTAGCCTCAGGACCAGAGAACCCCACAGCAGCAGATAAGCAGTGGAACTGGATCCAGTGGAAACTGGCCCACAGCAG AAGGACAGGTCTGTTCCACAGCATGcaagaagagaaaagagcagtGAAGACGGACAATGAAGAAGTGTACGGTTTGAAG GCTGTGGTGGCTGGTCATTACCCCATGTGGTCCATTGGCCATCACGGACCAGCATCGTGTGTGGTGCACAGACCGAGGCCCCCCCTGAAGAAGTACGGAGCCACTGTGTATCTGAGTGGCCACGATCACGACCTGCAG tggtggaaagtagtCCACAGTTCACATGTACTCTGCTTCCACAGCACCAACACGTGA